GCGTCGTCGTCGAACCCGGATGCTCTTGCGAGAGATCCGTCCGCGCGCTCATACACTGCCACCCGTTCTCCAATCCTTTCACCGTGGACGGCCTCGGCCAGACGCCTGGTGGCCGGACTGATGAACGTCTGGTCCGTTATGGTTTCGATGCGTGATACGTCGTCGACACCGAGCCGGCCGTCGATGATGCGCTCTGCGAGATCGAGATAGGCCTGGCGCGGATCACCAAACTGATCGGGTGCGAGATGCCGCGCAACCTCATCGTGGAGGAACTGGCCCAAAAAGCGTTCTTCGCGTCGACTTCGTAGCCCGCTTCCCTTCAGTGTTACCGTGCCATCGTATCCGAGGAGCGCGTAGTTCTTGAGCCGCAGGGATAGCATCCCCAAGAAGCGACCATCGTGAGCGAGATTGATTCCGGTTGGAAGCGTCTCGCTGACGCGCGCCACGAGCGCCTCCTCCGACGCGAACGTTCTGACATCCGCAGGAGGCTCGAAGAAGACACCGTCGGTGTCAACCTCGATTGCTCGTGAGCCGTTCGATTCGAGTTGCACGACAATGTTCTGGATGAGGTCCTGCCCACGGAGCGTGACCCGTTCGGCGGCATCGTAGTCGTTGAAATAGCCTCGCGAATAGCCGAGATACCCATAGAACGAGTTGATCAGTACTTTGAAGCTGGTCTGAATGCCGCGCCACTGCGCGCGATCGTGCCCGGTGCTTTGCTGCTCGCGTCGCTTGGCCTGGAGTCTGCGCTTAGTGAGAACCCCGAGCATTGGAACAAACATACCAAGCTCGTCAGATGCCGGGCGGATGTCATCCACCAGCATGATTGAAGGGTACAGACTCTCAATGTCGCACTTGACCACCGGGGAAAAGCGACCAGTCCGGCGCAACTCGGTGTATCCGCCCGGGTACCCCCGTGGGGGGCCCGGCGTTGGGATGCTGTAGCCTCTCGACAGATATGCTCGGAGCATCAGATCGTTGATCTTCTCACCCGGCCCGCCTGTCGCGACTGATTGCAGTCCCCGCGGCAGGATGCGTGTCTGATAGAACTCAGTCGGCAGCGCGAGCTCGCTCAGTACGTTCACATCGAGGACATCATCGATCGCGTAGTGGATCAGGCGTTCGCGATCATGATCCCAGGCCGCGGTGATATCGACCCCAGCAACGTAGGTTCTGTCGTGACGGGCAAGGCCGAGTGCCCGGATCGCCGGCTTGAGGGCGTATGAGGAGAGTTGTCCGGCCGTGTCGTAGCGTTGGATTTGTTGATAGGTGTCGACAAGATGGCGCCCGTAGATCCGCGCGGCGTTATACGGGATGGATCGAGCCCCCGCCTTGAAGCGTTGCTCTCCGCCAACTCGAACGGGTGAGCCATCTCGACCCCACTCGAGCTCCAGGTGGTACCGGCGTGCGCGTTCGATCAGATACGGCAGGTCGAAGTTGAAGATGTTGTGACCTTCGATAACGTCGGGATCGTTCGATTGAAGCCACGCCGTCAACGCCCGGATCATATCCGGCTCACTCAGCTCGTCCCCGCGGAATACGATTGCTGACTCGCCGTTGATCGCGGCCGTCACGAGGAGAATGCGGGCGCCTTCAACAGTCGGGTCGAGCCCGAGCGTCTCGATGTCGATCTGAGCTCGAACCACGGTATCAAACGAAATACCGCGAAAGAGGCCGCGACCTGAATCGACAAGATACTGATCGGCTGCGCTCGTAAACGTGGCGAATGGCCGGCCGGCCTCGCGCAACCATCGATAGACATCGAGCCACGCCGCCCAGTTTGGGGCGTCGCAACGAACGCGTAGGCGACCATCACCATCGAGCAGAGTCGTGGACATCTGGCGAGGAAGGTTCGGCACGGTCTCGGCGTCGACAACCAGCCACGGCGTGAACTCCACCAACTGCTCGCGGACACCGTCGTGCGTCCGGTGATAGATACGGATACCGCGGTCTCCAGCGCGTTCGACAGCGACGATGCCTGGTGCCGGGTCGACACCGAAAAGATCACCAGCGTATTCTGCTTCTTGCTCTGTCATCTTCCTGGGAGCATCTCCATGCATTGGCACGCCATCGGTCTCGCTCCGATGATACTCTGGGAGCCAGTGGATCTGGAGAACGCGTCGTCGAGCGGCTCATTTGCGATGGCACGGTCTCTGAGCACGAGGGGCATAGCGCGATGTGTCTGCACACTTCGAGGAATCAGTTGATCCCCGACGATGTGATAATTAGCGAGCGCACAATATGACAGTACACCGGCGACTGCTAACGTTGCTCCTCGACACGGTCCTGCCGCCCGTCTGCTCCGGGTGTGGGCTCGGTGGCGCGTGGCTATGCCCACGTTGCGCTGAGACTGTGCAGGGTATCGATGGCGACTGTGCATGTCAGCGCTGTGGCCGGCCGCTCGGCATCGGTCCGCAGACATGCGAACGTTGCGACGCGTGGGGCGATGCGATCGATCACGCGCGCAGCGCGTTTCAGTACGAAGGCGCCATACGGACGATGATCCATCTCATGAAATATGACGGACAGCGGGCCAGGACGGAGTGGTGTGGGGGCGCATTGGCGACCATCGTGTGTTTGCACGACTCGCCGATCGACGTCCTCGTTCCGGTGCCGCTGCATCGCGCGAAGGAACGAGCCCGCGGCTTCAACCAGTCGTGGCTCATCGCTCGGCATCTGGCCACTCATGTGGAGATCGAGGCAGTGGACGCACTGGTGAGGATTCGTGAGACGCGGTCGCAAGTTCAGCTCGACGCAGGCCAACGCCGGGAGAACGTCAGGGGTGCTTTCGTCGCTCGCCGTCAACTTCGTGGAATGCGCGTGTTGCTCGTTGATGATGTTCTCACTACGGGATCGACTCTCGTCGAGTGCGCGATTGCCTGTCGGAAGGCGGGGGCCGAGTCAGTGTGTGCGGTGACCGTCGCGACGGCGTAGTCAGCATTCAGCTGGGGTGCGTTGAGGACCAAATCCGGTGGCCCTGATCACCAGGCCAACGGCAGTGGGGAGAGTCGCGCGCTCTACCGACGTCCGGTGCGATCGACCAATTCCAGAGCGCCGGCGGTTGCCCAACGATCTGCTTCGAGAATCGTCTCAATTGCGATGGTCCCATGATCAGGGTTGTGCGCGTCGAGGATAGTTGACACGATCGACGCGATGTCCGCAAAGCCAATACGGCGATCGAGAAACGCGGAGACTGCAACCGAATCGGCGGCAGACAGC
The Thermomicrobiales bacterium genome window above contains:
- a CDS encoding DNA polymerase domain-containing protein, with protein sequence MTEQEAEYAGDLFGVDPAPGIVAVERAGDRGIRIYHRTHDGVREQLVEFTPWLVVDAETVPNLPRQMSTTLLDGDGRLRVRCDAPNWAAWLDVYRWLREAGRPFATFTSAADQYLVDSGRGLFRGISFDTVVRAQIDIETLGLDPTVEGARILLVTAAINGESAIVFRGDELSEPDMIRALTAWLQSNDPDVIEGHNIFNFDLPYLIERARRYHLELEWGRDGSPVRVGGEQRFKAGARSIPYNAARIYGRHLVDTYQQIQRYDTAGQLSSYALKPAIRALGLARHDRTYVAGVDITAAWDHDRERLIHYAIDDVLDVNVLSELALPTEFYQTRILPRGLQSVATGGPGEKINDLMLRAYLSRGYSIPTPGPPRGYPGGYTELRRTGRFSPVVKCDIESLYPSIMLVDDIRPASDELGMFVPMLGVLTKRRLQAKRREQQSTGHDRAQWRGIQTSFKVLINSFYGYLGYSRGYFNDYDAAERVTLRGQDLIQNIVVQLESNGSRAIEVDTDGVFFEPPADVRTFASEEALVARVSETLPTGINLAHDGRFLGMLSLRLKNYALLGYDGTVTLKGSGLRSRREERFLGQFLHDEVARHLAPDQFGDPRQAYLDLAERIIDGRLGVDDVSRIETITDQTFISPATRRLAEAVHGERIGERVAVYERADGSLARASGFDDDANSSYLLRRLRDFAERFRPLYATDQEFHYTFPIVTQRTDLATLRAARPTSQLTLFDLMD
- a CDS encoding phosphoribosyltransferase family protein; the protein is MATIVCLHDSPIDVLVPVPLHRAKERARGFNQSWLIARHLATHVEIEAVDALVRIRETRSQVQLDAGQRRENVRGAFVARRQLRGMRVLLVDDVLTTGSTLVECAIACRKAGAESVCAVTVATA